A region of the Cucurbita pepo subsp. pepo cultivar mu-cu-16 chromosome LG14, ASM280686v2, whole genome shotgun sequence genome:
AACAAGTGTAAGTAACAACAGTAGGTGAACATCCTTCATTTGACATTTTCTTAAACAAAGACAACGCCTTCTTCATGTCTCCGGTTCTACTAAATCCAGCGATCATGGACGTGTACAAAATCTGATCCGGAATCATGCCTTTTACAAtcaattcattaaataatttatatgcccaatatgtttcattcctctggCACAACatgttaataataatagtaaacgTGACCGTGTTGGGTGCAACTCCTAGTCTTTGCATTCTTTCAAACAGCATTAATGCTTTCTTCATATTAGAATGCTTTGCAAAACCATCTATAAAGGTACTATAATGTACAACCCCTGGAAGAATATTCAACTTTAGCATTACAGGGAAAAGCTCCCACACTTTTTCCAGCCTTCCTTCCTCACACAACCTCTTCATGATTATATTGTAGGTGTATGAGTTAGGCATAATACTTAGATCTTCCATATGAATCATAAATTTCAGGGCCTCCTCCAATTGCCCTTCTCTGCAGTACCCGTCAACGATAAAATTGCAAATCATCGTATCAGGCAAACCACAATATTTTagcataaaattgaaaagtcCTATCGCTTTATCGAAATGTCCCATCTTGCAAAACCAACGAATCATTCCACCAAAATCGAAAGCATCAGGACATAAATGATTGTCTACCATCTCATCCAAGAGCTTGTAAGCATTATCCATATTACCATGAGAACAAAATCCTCTAATCAAGATGTCATAAACAATGAAATCACATTTGTAACCAAGTTTCTGAAGTCTACGGAAAATATCTAGGGAAACATCCATCAATCCGCTCTTACAAAAACCATAAATCAGAGACGAATAGCTGACTAAGGATGGTTTTAATCGATGAATCTCCATTTCCTCAATCAGATTTAGACCTTTCTCGATTTCCCCTTTCTTGCAGAACCCATCAACTAAAATACTATAACTATATGCATCTGGTAGTATTCCATAACCCCTCATTTCCTCCAAAACCTTCACAGCTTCCTCTATCTTACCctctaaacaaaatttataaagaatcGGATTGTAACAATAAGCATTAAGAGGTTGGTTTTTGAGTCTCAAACTTTGAATGAAGAACAAAGCAGACTGAACAGAAACTACTTTACAAAGTGCACGGATGTAAATGCTGTATGTTACAACAGTGGGTGTCTCACCACTCATCATTAATTCCTCAAGGAAAAGGGTTGCTTGTTCAATGTTGATATCACGCCCATTTAGTCCTTGGCAATAGAAGTTTATCATAATTGTGTAGGTATACACATTAGGATTTGGGCCAGAAGTTTTCAAATCCTCAAACAAACATCTAACAAAATCTTCTTTGTTTGCTTCAGCCAAACACTTAAGCAAAAAATTGCACGACGAAATCTCTGGCTTAATCCCCATTTTCTTAGCTTGAATAAACACATCCACAGCATTCTCAACCATTGAATTACCAGAGAAAACCTTTATAAGCATGTCAAACACAATTCTTAAGTTCCCCACATCATAATTTGAATCCATAAGAAATGGGAGCAATGCAAATAAATCCTGCTCAGCCTTCCTAGTGTGGCAAACAATATCTCTAAGAAGAGAGTAAACTTCCCTCCGCATACTCGCCAGTGAAAAAACATGAACCATAATTCTAAATGCATATAGAGAGTTAAAATACCCATAATGTTTCACGGCGGTCGAGAATCTTACCTGCCTCGCCACCGTCCAGTTCAAAGATTTTAGAACACGAACAACTAAAGGAAAGAGCTGCCCCTTCCTCCAAACAACTGAACAGTTTCTTGTGGCGTTAGCTTCATGAAAAGCTTTAATATGAGCTACTGGACTTTCATCAAACACTTGGTCTTCAACCAACAACACCGACAAGGAAGAATAGCACGCTCTTCTCAAGAGATGGTGGTGAAGAACTCGATTATGGAGGAAAAACAACAACTCAGATGAACATACTTTCGAACATGGGCAAAAACCCATGAATGAATAAGATGAACTTGATTAAATTTTGCTTCCGGAGGCTAATTCCCAACTCTCTGGAGGTCTGAAAATTAAGCAATGAGACAGAAATGGATAATTTCGAAGTTGAAAAAGGTTAATCTACCTTAGCTACGAAGTGAAAGACTAGGCGCTGCAGGGGTTGAGGGATTGTGCAGAGAAAATACCCATCTCCGGTAGTCGGCTATCAGAGGTCATTGTCTCACAAACCGGGCGGCGGTGGTTTTAGCACACCCAAAATCATGAACCAAAAACACCCATTGTAAATCGAACTATAcgtaaattcaatttttttttatgaaccAGAACCAGAACACATCCCACTGGTTCTAAAAAGATTTAgggttatttttaattttattggatttttttatcgttaaattaataaaatatatttataatttttaaaggtTCTATAATACCcttgaatttccaaaaaaaaaaaaaaaaaattaaaaaaatactgattttggaacaaaaacattagtatttatataaatattctttaaaattaaaaattttaattaatacaaaaatttaattaatactttttttactcttattaaaaaaaaatcgtctATCGACCTCTTATAtattatctctaaatttttaaattttgttttaaaagttttcCAGTACTTTTAAAACCATGGACTATTgtaaagatattttcttttttaaatattttaaaaagtttatgtgaacatatttttaatttttttaattttttaagacttttaaagTTACATggttattattgaaattttttataattttttttttatattttttagacaaaaggtttaaggaaatttttattaatttttttattttttaccataatatccgaaagtttataaatagaaatatcAAACTTTTTATATTGTATCATCtgtaactttaaatttttaatttcatcgatttaaacattaaatttgaacaaatttatataaatttacaCGTTaatgtttcaattttcattaaaatattattctataCATGTTCAATCGAACACGTGTATTCCCCttcaaattttagttataatattttttgggttaaacTATAAGTTTAGTCACTCGATTATCCGGTTTGTATTTAGTTAatcaacattaaaaaaaaatttatttagttagatcaaattttaaaagtctctaatacttttaaatttggtgTATAAgtctctaaaattaaaaaaaataaataaataattagtatgtcacccaattttcaatttcatgtttaataatttaaaaaaaataattaatatattatatatgaaacTGAATTTTATAaccttagattttttttaaaatattaaataagttaataacttattattcaaaattaaaatattaaaaaaattattacatataaattgaatattttgaaatattaaaaaaatttattagatataaaattgaatatttaaaatgcaTGTTAGAGAAgttatctttttaaattattattttttaaaataatgtaatattCCTACAGAAGTTATAATACGTTtaagagaaaggaaaaaagcaagattaaaagattaataacaaatatggTGTAAAAGATTAGTGGACCATTTTGAATATCTAGGAAGGTACAAGCGTGAACACGCGCAAGTATCACCCCATGAATGATTGGTTCATCAACAGTTCAATTCAATACTCTGATCGCTGTAATGTAAGGATTTGCCAACGAATAATGAGCTTTTTTCTATGATCATTGGCATGGAAATTCAGTTACAATTATGAGGAAGGAATCAATACACCTACTATTCTCAATTTTGCTTCAAACAGTCGTCGACAAATGCTTTGACTCCGTTCCACTCAAattcatcgtcttcttccatttttttcacgCGATGGAAAGTTCTTGGCCGTGATTAACTTCGCAATCGAGGTCAGCAATCGCCTGCGGTATTTTGTGCGTCAagcgtggctttgctttgatcTTAATCGTCGCCAATCGAGCTCCAAAACATGGCAGAAAGCGGGCGTTACACTCCTGGCAATTCAATAGGTTAGATTTAGAAGTTGAGCTTCagtttttggttctttctgTGAAAGTTGCCGTCTGAATTGATTTGTTTCTTTCCGGAAACTTTCTGCGAGTGTTTTGACTGAGCTGAACGTTTTTCTTtctggtgatttgttctctctTGAACTCTGACTAGAAACTTTCTATAGacataatttgatttttttttttttttttttttcatcttttgagCTCTGGTTGTTCTACTTTCTTGCTGTTTTGTCCACTACGCTGTCCTTGAAAGAAATTCTGAATGTTCGAAACTTGTTTATCTCCATAATCCATATGTACTTGGTCATGATACTAGTCGGTGAAAATAAGTTGCAGAAGATCGAAGTTATTTACATTAGGCACATCATTATCTTCTTACATTCTCTTACTGTAATTCATATtccataatttatattttcttctggTGCTTTTTCCTTCTGGTTCAttgttctatatatatatatgtatgtatgggAATGAGAAATTGGCGGAGGCAATGGTTCTTGTACCTTCTCGTATCGTTGTACTTGCTGACATCTGTTACTTGATCAAATACAGATATTGAACAAATCCTTTTAGAAGCAAAACATCGATGGTTACGCCCGGCCGAAATATGTGAAATTCTCAAAAACCACGACAAATTTTCTATTGCTTCAGAGCCTGCTACTATGCCTCCAAGTATGATTTCCTAAGTGATATTTTGATCTATTGTTATTTACATATGATAGTTGAACATTTCTAGCATTATTGTTGGGTTTCTaagaaaatgtcaacaacGACTTCAAAACATGTCTTGGGTATTACTTTGTTTCTATAAAATAACTGCAATGAGGAATGCAGCTTGCTATGATTCAATTTCTGCAAGGATCTTTTTGTGAATTTAGGCAGTAAAACTCTTCAGTGTAATCATCTACTTCAAATCCTTGCTTGCTATCTTAATATcgtttattatgttttttttttttgagtatTCGCCAGTAGAACCTTTCTTGCATGAGCTTAGCATCTttcgttttttaatttatatattggTTGGGGGACATCTTTCTTGCTACATTCTTTGCCcaacattaaaaagttttccATTGCTTTAGGACTCTCGAGTCTCAAATGGTAGACTCATATTCTTGATACAGTTGTAGAATATGTAGTAGAATTGCATCATTTGATGCACCAACGGAGGTTGACCCTCCCTCCCAATTCTGATGCCTCGTGCCTCTAGGTTGAAAGGCTTTGCAGTCAAATTCCACAATCTCTGTCTAGGTTCTCAACCATTTCCTTCGCCAAATTGATGGGTCaatgttttgaatatttgttGCATCAGTTAGTGTTTGGTTCATTTTGACCAGGGAGTGCTTCAGCTAAAACAGTCTTTCTATAGGTTCTCTACTGTACCAAACAGTAATTGATTGATTACTGTGGCTTGAAACCCATTTCTAAGGCATTGTGCTTCATGTTGAGTGTTGATTCATGGCTCCATGGTCCCTGCAGGCCATTGAGCTCTAGCACaaatatggaaaattttgCTGACAAATTTCCTTATCATTATTTGCAAGTATTATGGCTAGCTAACTAACTAATCTTAGGTAGGGGCAATCACAGGAAATCGATCATGATCTATTTTGTAAATTCTAGATCATTTTCTGATAGTAATTTTCTTACACACAAGTACATATGATCCTGGCCTTCATAAGGATGTGCTTGACTATGGAGGGTCATAAAGGGCAATAAACAAGCAAGGAACTACTTACATATGAAGAAACTGATGAAATATCACCATAAAAATGATGGATGAAGGTAACGTTTaacagaaaatgaaaggaaactGTTGAGATTCCACGACACTAACTATTCTTCCTGGACTCTGGTATATGTTATAGAAGGAAATTTCCTATTTCAAGATTTCTAAGATGTTAGATACTCGGATCATTACATTGTATGGGTGTCCCACACTACAGGTAAATAGGTTTACAAGGAGAAATGATTATGCACATTGACAGGAAATGTTCTTTAAGACAGTAGTTGTTACCCCAGTTAAAATTATACTTCTTGATTCAAGGTTGAAGCTTGCACCTTGGCTTGATTTCTATATAATTGACAGGTGGttcactttttctttatgaTCGAAAGGTGTTAAGATACTTCCGCAAGGATGGACATAactggaggaagaagaaaggaaaggcGGTAAAGGAAGCTCACGAGAGGCTCAAGGTAATTAGCTTCAAAGATGCATTTGGTTTGTCTTTCCGTTTTTGCTCACTGTTGAGGCAATTTTGAAAGCTCTGATTATGCTTCAAACACAACTCTTTTGTATTGGCCAGGTAATTTGATTGCATCCTTTGCTGTTTAATAGTCGGAGCAATTGTTGCATTTTAAtagaaaacaattaaattctTTGGTTTAGGCTGGAAGTGTGTACGTGCTGCAATGTTACTATGCACatggggaagaaaatgaaaattttcagagGCGCACTTATTGGATGCTGGAAGAGTGAGTTCATAACAATAGCATGCATATTATGCATTCAAGCTTGCTACTGTCAACCCATAGCTTTATTGCTTGAAGGTTTAATTAAATGGCTATATATTTGTTTGCTTACCTTATCAATGGGTTCTGCAGGGATTTATCGCACATAGTTCTTGTCCACTATCTGGAAGTGCAGGTTTGcattttaatcttttgaagtattttttcAATTAGCTTTCGGATTACAATTTTAAAGTAGATTTGGTGgattaagaaaatcaatagCACAATTGTACGCGTATCGGGTgtattttgatgatattgtCCAAACCTTGGctctatgaaaaaaaatatctttgctGCATTTTATGAGTACCAACAAGTAGTGATGATTGAATGAATTCATGTACGGACAGTTTTATGGTTCTTGGGTGTGTTGACTATTTTGTAGGTAGTTGTATGAATTTAGAATGAATAGATAGAGGAAATTAAAAGGGTTTAGAAGGTTTACGTAATTGGAACTATGAGCTTAGTGCACTAGCTCAACGAGTGAGTTTGATTAAATGGACAAAAAATGATGACAGCATGCATACGTGTCAGCAAGtttaagaggaaaaaaatagTAACCTTATGCAATTCAACTGTGAGGACCAAGTTTTatcacccaaaaaaaaaaaaagaagaactgAGAACCGAGTTGTATACATAAGAGTGAAACGAAAAGACGAGGGGAAAATCAATTTGAGAATACTATCTAATATCCCGTAAGCGTGAGCTAACGGGCTTATTAAGGATGGTGAGCTTGGTTCAATTAAGAAACATTTAAGTTGGAAGTCTATTGGTCATGATATCTGCTGCAACTTCAAGTTGATCTTTAGAGGGGACATCTTCTTATTGACAACCCTTAGTTGAGCTTCTTAACTGG
Encoded here:
- the LOC111810273 gene encoding pentatricopeptide repeat-containing protein At1g63330-like, which gives rise to MGFCPCSKVCSSELLFFLHNRVLHHHLLRRACYSSLSVLLVEDQVFDESPVAHIKAFHEANATRNCSVVWRKGQLFPLVVRVLKSLNWTVARQVRFSTAVKHYGYFNSLYAFRIMVHVFSLASMRREVYSLLRDIVCHTRKAEQDLFALLPFLMDSNYDVGNLRIVFDMLIKVFSGNSMVENAVDVFIQAKKMGIKPEISSCNFLLKCLAEANKEDFVRCLFEDLKTSGPNPNVYTYTIMINFYCQGLNGRDINIEQATLFLEELMMSGETPTVVTYSIYIRALCKVVSVQSALFFIQSLRLKNQPLNAYCYNPILYKFCLEGKIEEAVKVLEEMRGYGILPDAYSYSILVDGFCKKGEIEKGLNLIEEMEIHRLKPSLVSYSSLIYGFCKSGLMDVSLDIFRRLQKLGYKCDFIVYDILIRGFCSHGNMDNAYKLLDEMVDNHLCPDAFDFGGMIRWFCKMGHFDKAIGLFNFMLKYCGLPDTMICNFIVDGYCREGQLEEALKFMIHMEDLSIMPNSYTYNIIMKRLCEEGRLEKVWELFPVMLKLNILPGVVHYSTFIDGFAKHSNMKKALMLFERMQRLGVAPNTVTFTIIINMLCQRNETYWAYKLFNELIVKGMIPDQILYTSMIAGFSRTGDMKKALSLFKKMSNEGCSPTVVTYTCLIDGFCKLRRLDLAGFLVDDMKRANLTPDVITYTVLISGFLRLGIIDKAHELFDEMRADGIIPDDVTYQTLGLPSSIVDQKEDS